Genomic DNA from Marinobacter sp. LV10MA510-1:
TTTTCGTCAATGGCCTGCTCCAGATCGAGACTATTAGCCGCATCATTCCAGCCGTCGATCACCACCTGCACCTGGTCCCGGTTGGCTTCCATTTCCTGACTGAAACGATCGCGGAATGCCAGTCCGATATTCACCCCTTCCACAATTACGTTTTCCATCATCCACTGATCGTTTTTAGCGCGATACATAGAATAGGTAACCGGGTAGCGATTCCCTGTCTCAGTGATGACCTGCATATCAACAGACGCACGGTTATCGTCGCGAGGGTTGAACGTAGCGCCTAGCACCTCGATGCGGAAGTTGCGCGACTCCACCAGAGCCTGGGCATAGCTCTCAAACAAGCTGCGCTTGAACTTTTCTACAAACTGATCACGCTGTTCGGGAGATGCCTGGCGGGCGTAACGACCCATTACCCGGGCTGCAATGCGGCGGAAGTCAACAAAACCCTCCATTGTCTGGTTCATGCTGCTGTAAAACGCTTCGGAGTCGTCCTGGTATAACCCACGCTCCCGGTTGAGCTGTTCAACCATGCGTTGGGTGTTATCATTTACATAGGCTTGCAACTGTTCTTCCGTGTTAGCTTGAGCAGCCACAGCCAGCAGACTGAGCAAAACAAACAGAAAAATGGATCGATAATGCGCGACGACCATCTTGGTGTCTCCGGTTGGGTGCTTGTTGCAAAGGCCTTAGCGGCCTGAGGCAAAATTACTGATCAGCCGTTCGATATTCATCGCCGACTGGGTAGTGTAAAAGTTGTCACCCGGCTGCAGGGACTCCAAATCACCACCAATGGATATGTCAATATACTGCTCACCCAGCAGACCGGATGTGCGTATCATTGCGGCGCTGTCAGCAGGAATGTTGTTTACATCCGAGTTGATAGACAATGTTACGCGGGCCTTAAACGTGTCGCGATCCAGCTCGATAGCCTCGATCGAGCCAACCTGCACGCCCGCCATTGACACTCTACCCCTCGGCCCCAGGCCGCCCGTATCGGTAAAGTCTGCATACACGGTGTAGGTGCTGCCAGCAGCAGCCAATGACAAACCGCTGACTTGCAGCGCCAAAAACATCATGGCACCCATGCCTGCCAGCACGAACAATCCAACAATTATTTCAGTGGTTCTTTGCGCCATCACCGGCTCCTGTTAATTTCCAGATAATCAGAAATTGCCGAACATTACGGCGGTCAATATAAAGTCCAGCCCAAGCACGGCCAGCGACGAATACACCACGGTTTTTGTGGTTGCCGAGCTGATGCCGGCGGAGGTTGGCACGCAGTCATAACCTTGGTACACCGCAATCCAGGCGCACACAAAGCCAAACACCACACTTTTTATGACGCCGTTCAGCACGTCGTCACGAAAATCAACCGAAGCCTGCATGTTGCCCCAGAACGAGCCTTCGAACACGCCCAGCCATTCCACCCCCACCAGCATACCACCAAGGATGCCCACCATCGAAAACACCAGGGCCAGAATGGGCATGCTCAGAAAGCCCGCCCATAACCGCGGCGCTATCACCCGTCGCAGAGGGTCTACGCCCATCATTTCCATGCTCGAAAGCTGCTCCGTGGCCTTCATCAGGCCAATTTCTGCGGTCAACGCAGAACCGGCGCGGCCAGCGAACAGGAGCGCGGTCACCACCGGCCCCAATTCGCGCACCAGGGTCAACGCAATCATCTGGCCAATGGCCGACTCAGAGCCAAAATCGCTGAGAATCGTGTAGCCCTGCAACCCAAGTACCATGCCAATAAACAGCCCGGAAACCACCACAATGACCAGTGATAGCACCCCAACCGAATATATCTGTTTTAACAGCAGTGGTAAGCCCACCGACGGTTTTGGCACACCGACCAGCACACCAAACAAAAACTGACTGGCTCGCCCGAAAGACGCCAGAAAATCCAGCGTGTTTTTGCCCAGGCGGGCAATCGCATCCATCATTGCTTTGCTCCCAGCCCGAAATCGACGGCTCGTTCTGGCGCCGGATAGTGAAAAGGTACGGGCCCGTCGGGTTTGCCCTGCAAGAACTGCTGCACCTTGTCTGATGAGTGCTCACGCAGCTGCTCTGGCGTGCCCGCGCCGATCACCTTGCCGTCGGAAAGAATACAGGCGTAGTGACAAATACTGAGAGATTCCGGTACGTCGTGAGACACCAGCACGCTGGTCAGACCCATGGCACTGTTCAGCTGTCGAATAAGCTTCACCACCACGCCCATAGCAATGGGGTCCTGGCCGGCGAAAGGCTCGTCGTACATAATCAACTCCGGGTCCAGCACAATGCTGCGCGCCAGGGCCACTCGCCGCGTCATGCCGCCGGACAGCTCTGCGGGCATCAGGTCGCGCGCGCCGCGCAGGCCCACGGCTTCCAGCTTCATCAAAACGATGTCACGAATCATGTCTTCCGGCAGTTTGGTGTGTACCCGCAACGGGAAGGCCACATTCTCGTACACGCTCACATCGGTAAACAGGGCCCCGCTTTGGAACAGCATGCCCATCTTTTTCCGCAGCTGATAGAGCGCACCGCGCCGCAGCTTGGGTATGTCGTGACCGTCAACCAGAACCGAGCCAGACTCGGGCTTCAGCTGTCCGCCAATCAAACGCAACAATGTTGTTTTCCCGGTGCCACTAGGGCCCATGATCGCAGTGATCTTGCCACGAGGAATCTGCAAACTGAGGCCATCAAAAATACGCCGCCCAGACCGCGAAAAAACCACGTTTTCCAAGGAAATATAAGCAGCTTCTGCCATAACCCACCCCTTAAAAGAGCCGCTACATTATGCCAAGACGCACTCAAGCTCAATCCGCTATGGCTAAAATGTAACCTTGCGAACTTGCCGCAGCCGCGGTTTTGTCCCATTCCGAGACAGCCGCCGGCTGTCCAATGTTATACTCTATGACGACAGCCCCAGCGGCTCTCCATGACTGCCCGAGCGGCGACATTTCGGCCATCAGCCGAATTAGGACCAAGAAAAGGAACAGGATGACAGATCCAGTGCCAAAGGATTTCCGAGAATCCGCGCTCAACACCATCCGCATCGAGCGCGACGCCATTACCAGCCTTGAACAGCGCATTGGTGAATCATTCATCTGTGCCTGCAAGGCCATCATGGCTTGCCGCGGCCGCGTTGTGGTGACCGGTATGGGCAAATCGGGTCACATCGGAAACAAAATTGCCGCGACTCTGGCCAGTACCGGCACACCGGCTTTTTTTGTTCATCCCGGTGAGGCCAGCCACGGTGATCTGGGCATGATCACCAGCCAGGACGTGGTGATCGCCATCTCCAACAGCGGCAATACCAACGAAGTCGTCACCCTGCTACCCCTGTTGAAACGCATGGGTACACCGCTGATCAGCATGACCGGTAATCCGCAATCGGTGCTGGCACAGGAGGCACTGGCCAATCTGGACGTTAGCGTACTGAAAGAAGCCTGCCCGTTAGGCCTGGCACCCACATCCAGTACCACCGCCACATTGGTGATGGGCGATGCTTTAGCCGTTGCCTTGTTGGAAGCAAGAGGCTTTAGTGCCGAAGACTTTGCGTTTTCGCACCCGGGAGGGCGCCTGGGCCGCCGTTTGCTATTGCGAGTACTGGACATCATGCACAGTGGCGATAGTGTTCCGGTCGTCACTGAAGGCACGACCCTTAGCGGCGCGCTGCTGGAAATTTCCCGCAAGGGTCTGGGCATGACCACTGTGGTGGACAGTAACGGCGCCCTGATAGGTGTATTCACTGACGGCGACCTGCGCCGCAGCCTGGATAAAAACGTAGACGTACACACCACCGCAATAGAACAACTGATGACCCGTAACGGCAAAACCATCCGCGCCGACCAACTGGCGGCGGAAGCTCTGAATATTATGGAAGAAATGAAAATCAGCGCCCTGCCAGTAGTCAATGAACAGGGTGAGCTGGTGGGAGCCTTGAACATGCACGACCTACTGCGTGCTGGAGTCATTTAATGGACACTTCGATTGTCGGCAACACTCATGGCCGCCCGCAATGGCCGACCAGTGTGCTCGCCAAGGCAGCCAACATTCGCCTGATTGCTCTGGATGTGGATGGCATTATGAGCGATGGCAAGGTTTACTTCAGTGCCAGCGGTGACGAGCTAAAAGCCTTCAACATTCTCGACGGGCTCGGACTCAAACAACTGATGGCCGCAGGCATTACGGTTGCTGTCATTACCGGAAGGCGCTCACCACTGACCGAAAAACGCATGACCGACCTGGGCATTCCTCACCTGTTGCAAGGCCGCGAAGACAAACGCACCGCACTGCTGGAAATTGTCGATCTGCTGGGTATCCCGGCCAGTGATATTGCATATATGGGCGACGATTTGCCTGATTTACCAGCGCTTCGCTACGCCGGCCTGGGCATTACTGTGCCTAACGGTTATTGGTTGCTACAGGAGCACGCCGATTTCTGCACCCGCAGTCGCGGCGGTGAAGGCGCCGTGCGCGAAGCCTGCGACCTGATTCTTGCGGCCCAAGGCAAGCTCGACACGGCCCTCGCGCCCTACCTTGAAACCCGCCTTGAGCCCTCCTGCGACTTGGAAAGCCGGCTATGAGCTTTGGTAAAGGCGGCAGCCTGCTTGTTGCGCTGTTACCGGAACAACGCCCCAGGTGGCGAACGGTTGCCCTTTTGGCCACGGTCATTGCCACCGTTGCCCTGCTGTGGCACAGCGACAACGAACTGCCGATGCCAACGCAAGATAGCGAACTGCGCGGTGATAGCGAGCCCGACAGTTTTGTGGTGGATGCCCTGTACACCTCGTACGACGAACAAGGCACCATCAAGATCCAGTTTGTCAGCCCCCGCATTGAACAATTCGAGACCACCGACTACGCCATTATGGCCGAGCCACAAGCCACGATCCAAGGCCAGCCCGGTTCAGAACCCTGGCAGCTCACCGCCAAACACGGCAAACTGCGCGATGGCAACAGTCTGCTGGAGCTTGAGGGTGATGTGCGCATTGTCCGACAGATTGGCGAGCGCAGCGCCATCTTGACCACCACCACATTAACGCTGGATAACCGCACCAATATGGCGTACACCGATGCTCCCGTCGAAATCGTTGACGCCACCGGAACTACCAACGCCACGGGTATGAAAGCCTGGCTCAATGAACGTATTCTGGAACTAGATTCCCAGGTAAAAGGACGCTATGAAACTGGCAACTGAACGTAACACCCCCTTTTGGCGTCGCGTGCGAGGCCGGGGCATGAGCCTCGGGCTGGCAGGCCTGCTCGTCAGCACGCCGGGCCTGGCGTTTGATCTTGATTCCAACATTCCCATCAACGTGGCCGCCAATTCAGCACGGCTGGATGACGCCAAAGGCGTGGCAACCTACACCGGCGATGTTGAACTGGTGCAAGGGGACACCAGGCTGTTTGCTCAAGAGGTGGTGCTCTACCGCGACATAAACGGGCTTAACCGCATTGAAGCCACCGGTACCCCGGCCCACTACGTTCAGCCCACAGCCAACGGAAAAGGGGAAACCGACGCAAAAGCCCTCTCCATAACCTGGTCTGCTGCCGAGAAGCAGCTGACCTTTGAACGCGACGCAGTGATCAGGCAAACTGGCAATATTTTTCGCGGTGAGCTGATTCTTTACGACACCGTGAACCGCGTCGTCACTGCCCAAGGCAGTACCGAAGCAGGCTCCGGGTCAGGCCGGGTAGAAATGACGATCCAGCCGCGCAGCACACAGGAATCCGATGGCCGTTCTCAGAGCCAGTAATCTGGCAAAAAGCTACAAACAGAAAAAAGTGGTGATTGACGTCTCGCTGGAAATTCGCAGCGGCGAAATCGTAGGACTGCTGGGCCCTAACGGTGCCGGCAAAACCACCTGCTTTTATATGATTGTCGGGCTGGTGCAGGCTGACCGCGGCCGCATTACGATCGATAACCAGGACATCACTCCGCTGCCCATGCACGGCCGGGCACGAAAAGGCATTGGCTACCTGCCCCAGGAAGCCTCGGTGTTCCGCAAGCTCAGCGTGCGCGACAACATCATGGCCATTCTGGAAACCCGAAAAAGTATGAAGCGGGCCGAGCGCGAGGCAAAACTGGAGGAACTGCTAGCTGAGTTTCACATCAATCACATCCGCGACAGTTTGGGAATGGCGCTGTCTGGGGGGGAGCGTCGCCGGGTTGAAATTGCTCGCGCTCTGGCTATGGAGCCCGCGTTTATCCTGCTGGACGAACCCTTCGCCGGGGTAGACCCAATATCGGTGAGCGACATCAAGCAAATCATTCGCCATCTGCGAGACAAAGGCATAGGCGTACTGATCACCGACCACAACGTGCGCGACACCCTGGACATCTGCGAAAACGCTTATATTGTATCCGGCGGCCATATTATTGCCTCCGGCAGCTCCGCCGAAATTTTTGCCAATCAACAGGTAAAAGAAGTCTATCTGGGCAATGAATTCCGGCTGTAATAGATCCTCAAAGTGTGCATACCGTGACATCGTAAAAGGTGAATCGGTTGATTCCCCGGCGAACTCTAGTAGACTCGGCAGAGAACTTGCTTGTGAACGCAAACCCCGGTTAGCCAACTTTTTTTTGCGGCTGCCACGCGCCAACCGATCGAGTAATGGACTTCCAAGAATGGTGATGAAAGCTTCTTTGCAGCTCAAGCTGGGCCAGAGCCTGACCATGACGCCCCAGCTCCAGCAGGCAATTCGCCTGCTACAGCTTTCCACCCTCGACTTGCAGCAGGAAATCCAGCAGGCACTGGAGTCCAATCCCATGCTGGAAGCACCGGAAGACGACGATCACGGCGATGAGGAACCTACGCACGCCGACACTAACAACGATCAAAATTCGGACGCCAGCGCAGCAGAGACCTCTCCAGACACCAGCAAAGACTGGGACGAAAACGAAAACGGTCCCGACTGGGCCAGCGAAAACGAAATCCCCGATACCCTGCCAGACGACCTACCGGTAGATACCGCCTGGGACGACGTATACCAGTCGGCGCCGGCACCGGCCAGCAGCAATGGCGACGATAACGACTACGATTTTGAAACCCGCAACTCGCCTACTGAAACCCTGCGCGATCACCTGGAGTGGCAGCTCAACCTGACCACCATGACCGACCGCGACCGCGCCGTTGCTCATACCCTGATGGACGCCGTTGACGAGCGTGGCTACCTGACCAGCTCGCTGGCCGAGATTTATACCGGCCTGCAGGACGAGCACGACGACGACCCGCTGGAACTGGATGAACTGAAAGCGGTACTCAGGCGCCTGCAGTTTTTTGACCCCCCCGGTGTGTTTGGTCGTGACCTGCAGGAATGCCTGCTGATCCAGCTGAACCAGATGCCGCCAGACACCCCTTGGGTTGCTCAGGCGCGCATGGTGATCACCCACTACATCAGCCTGCTGGGTAACCGTGACTACGCCCAACTGCTGCGCCGTAGCCGCCTGAAAGAAGACCAGCTAAAACACGTACTGGCGCTGATTACCAGCTTGAACCCGCGCCCCGGTGATGTGATTGACCGGACCGAACCGGACTACGTCATTCCAGACGTCATTGTGTACAAGCGCAACGATCGCTGGCGGGTAGAGCTGAATCCAGAAATTGCACCGCGCATTCGCGTCAATGCCAGCTATGCTTCATTGATAAAGCGCGCCGATAGCAGCGCTGACAACACCTACATGCGCGATCAGTTACAAGAGGCTAAATGGTTCATCAAAAGCTTGCAGAGCCGCAACGAAACGCTGCTGAAAGTGGCTACCCGTATTGTGGAATATCAACAGGGATTTCTGGACCAGGGTGAAGAAGCCATGAAACCGTTGATCCTCTCGGAAATCGCCCAAGCCGTAGAAATGCATGAATCTACCATCTCCCGGGTGACCACCCAGAAGTTCATGCACACACCTCGCGGCATTTTTGAGCTCAAATATTTTTTCTCCAGCCATGTCAGCACCGACGCTGGCGGAGAATGTTCCTCAACCGCTATCCGCGCCATGATAAAAAAACTGATAGCAGTCGAAACCTCCAAAAAACCGTTGAGCGACAGCAAGATTGCGGCCATGCTTGGGGAACAGGGAATCCAAGTGGCACGGCGTACCGTGGCCAAATACCGGGAGGCACTGCAAATACCTCCCTCTAATGAAAGAAAGCGACTGGTGTAGCAGCGCCAATGTAACAACACCGATGCAATAGCAGGAGAAGCCTATGCAACTCAACATTTCAGGCCATCATGTAGAACTGACCGAAGCACTCAAAGATTACGTGAACGAAAAGTTCCAGCGCCTGGAGCGCCACTTCGACCAGATTAGCAACACCAATGTGATTCTGCAGGTGGAAAAATTGCGCCAGATAGCCGAAGCTACCGTAAATATCAGCGGTGGCGAATTGCACGCCAAGGCCGAAACCGAAGATATGTACGCAGCGATTGACGCTCTGGTGGACAAACTGGACCGCCAGATCCTCAAGCACAAAGAAAAGCAAGTGTCCCGGATGCATGGTAACTAACACCGGACACAACGCGTAAACGCTTCACGCGCTGCGGCATGACACCATGCTGCAGCCTTTTTTTAATGGAAGTGCCGTCGACCCATGAGCGAGACATCCCTGACCATAGAAACCATCCTTGCCCCGGAACTGACACTTTGCAACGTACCAGCGTCCAGCAAGAAAAGGGTTCTTGAGTTTATTGCAGAGCAGATTCACCTGCATAACGCCACCTTGGGCGACACTCAGATATTCAGCAATCTGATTGCCCGCGAGCGCCTGGGTTCCACCGGAATCGGCCAGGGCATCGCCATCCCCCACTGCCGCCTGGAAGGCCTGGAGCACGTTATTGGCCTGCTGATCACTCTCAGCGAAAGCGTGGATTTCGATGCCATTGACAACCAGCCGGTAGATTTGGTTTTTGCCCTGGTTGTGCCAAAAGAAGCCACCAGCGAGCACCTTGAGCTGCTTAGCCAGCTTGCAGAAAAGTTCAACGATCGGGCTTTTTGCGACCGCCTGCGCCAATCGGAAGATGCCATTACCCTATTTCAGCGCATGACCTCCGGACGCTGATCTGTCCTACTCCGACCGTTCGCACCTAAAGAGTTATTAACGATGAAACTGATTATTGTCAGCGGCCGTTCCGGATCGGGTAAAAGTACGGCGTTGCACGTACTTGAAGACCTAGGTTTTTACTGCATCGACAATTTACCCATTGGCTTGCTGTTCCCGCTGACCAAAGAAACGGCCGCACAAGAGCCGGCCGGCCGCTTGCAAAAAATGGCAGTAAGTATAGACGCGCGCAACCTGTCCGGTGAGCTTGCCAATTTCGAAGATATTCACGGACGCCTGAAGGACACCGGCGTCAGCGCTGAAATCATATTTCTGGACGCCGACGAGCAATCTTTGCTGCAACGCTTTCATGCTACCCGACGAAAGCATCCTCTGAGCGACGATCAGACGTCACTGCGCGAAGCCATCAGCTCGGAAAAAAAACTGCTGGAACCCTTGTCGAACCTGGCTGACCTGTACATCAACACCACTGGCATGGGCATGTACGAGTTGCGGGACATGGTCAAACAGCGGGTGGTCGGCCGCAAAGATCAGGAACTGGCGCTGCTGTTCCAGTCGTTTGGCTTCAAGCACGGCGTACCGGTTGATTCAGACTACGTATTTGACGTGCGTTGCCTGCCTAACCCCCACTGGGACACCTCTCTGCGCAAGTTCACCGGCATGGACCAGCCGGTGATCGAGTTTTTGGAAAACGAACCCATGAGCGCAAAAATGGTTCAGGAAATCATCGCTTTTCTGACCTCGTGGCTACCGGCATTTGCCGACAGCAACCGCAGCTATATGACCATATCCATTGGCTGTACTGGCGGCCAGCACCGCTCGGTTTACGTCTGCGAGCAGATAGGTGCCCACTTCCGCCAGCACAGCAACAACGTGCAAGTGCGTCACTCCGAACTGTTACACCTGAAAACCGTACAGGACGCCTGATTCAACCATGATCCGACGCCATCTGTTTATCATCAACAAACTGGGCCTGCACGCCCGCGCAACGGCCAAACTGGTGGCCACAGCGTCTGCTCACCAAAGCAAAGTCAGAATCGCCGGTAAAGGCCGTGAAGTAGACGCCAAAAACATCATGCAGGTGATGATGCTCGCCGCCAGCCAGGGCACCGAAGTAGAACTGATTGCCGACGGTGAAGACGAGCAACAGGCCATCATTGCGTTGACAGAACTGATCAACGATTACTTTGGCGAGGGCGAATAGTCGCTCACGCAGCGCCTGCAAGTCCGCTATAATACAGCCGTTTTCTGACCGCGGATGAGCCATGACCGATATTCTGGAAAAAAGCCAGGCACGCCAACGCCTTCGCTCATTAGGCGAGGCGCTGGACAGTGGCGCCCTGAAACAGGTCGCACGCATCCTCAATGGCGGCCTCAGCCCCAGTGATATCGCTCACCTGCTGGAATCATCGCCTCCGCGGCAACGGACGCTGCTGTGGAATCTGGTCGACAAACAGCTTGAAGGCGAAGTTCTTCAGTATCTGAACGAAGACATTCGGGGCGATTTCCTAAGCAAATTCAACGCTCAGGAGCTGGCCGATCTGATTGAAGACTTTGAGTCGGACGATCTGGCCGACTTACTTCAGCAGCTCCCCGACACGGTGATTCAGGAAGTTCTGAACACCATGGACGAACAAGACCGCCAGCGGGTGGAAGAGGTACTGTCGTACCCCGAAGACACCGCCGGCGGCTTGATGAACACCGACACCATTACGGTGCGCCCGGACATCAGCATTGACGTGGTGCTGCGCTATCTTCGCCGCCACCGCACCCTGCCCTCCATGACTGACAGCCTGATTGTGGTCAGCCGCCGCGATGAATTTATCGGCATGCTGCCGGTTACTTCCTTGCTGGTATCGAATCCTGCCGCCACCGTGCGTGAAGTGATGGACACCGATATTGAGCCCATCCCGGTCAGTCTGTCAGACACCAAGGTTGCCATCCTGTTTGAGCGTTATGACCTGATCTCGGCGCCGGTGGTGGCGGAAAATGGCAAACTGCTGGGCCGCATCACCATTGATGACGTGGTCGATGTTATCCGCGAGGATGCCGATCACTCGCTGATGCGGATGGCGGGTTTGGACGACGACGAAGATACCTTTGCGCCGGTGTGGAAAACCTCGCGCAGGCGCGCGGTTTGGCTGGGCATTAATCTAATGACCGCGTTTATCGCCTCTGGAGTGATCGGTCTGTTTGAAGAGACCATCACCAAGGTGGTGGCACTGGCGGTGCTGATGCCCATTGTGGCCAGTATGGGCGGCATTGCCGGCAGCCAGACCCTAACACTGGTCATCCGCGGTATGGCCGTTGGTCAGATCAGCAGCGCCAATGTAGGCTGGTTGTTAAACCGCGAGTTTCTGGTGAGTGCAATGAATGGCGTGTTGTGGGCTTTGGTAGTGGCCGGCGCGGCTACCCTGTGGTTCAAGGATATTATGCTGGGCGCTATTATT
This window encodes:
- the mgtE gene encoding magnesium transporter, with translation MTDILEKSQARQRLRSLGEALDSGALKQVARILNGGLSPSDIAHLLESSPPRQRTLLWNLVDKQLEGEVLQYLNEDIRGDFLSKFNAQELADLIEDFESDDLADLLQQLPDTVIQEVLNTMDEQDRQRVEEVLSYPEDTAGGLMNTDTITVRPDISIDVVLRYLRRHRTLPSMTDSLIVVSRRDEFIGMLPVTSLLVSNPAATVREVMDTDIEPIPVSLSDTKVAILFERYDLISAPVVAENGKLLGRITIDDVVDVIREDADHSLMRMAGLDDDEDTFAPVWKTSRRRAVWLGINLMTAFIASGVIGLFEETITKVVALAVLMPIVASMGGIAGSQTLTLVIRGMAVGQISSANVGWLLNREFLVSAMNGVLWALVVAGAATLWFKDIMLGAIIAAALVINLVAAALVGTVLPLFLKSRNIDPALAGSVILTTVTDVVGFVSFLGLATLFYA